In Lathamus discolor isolate bLatDis1 chromosome 1, bLatDis1.hap1, whole genome shotgun sequence, the following are encoded in one genomic region:
- the NDUFB2 gene encoding NADH dehydrogenase [ubiquinone] 1 beta subcomplex subunit 2, mitochondrial, translating to MVLASLGRSAGRLLRAGSGAVGRRHAGGEVHIQPRYRQFPELTRAQVIRSELLSGFMWFWILWHFWHSSDMVLGHFPYPDPSAWTDEELGIPPDDAD from the exons ATGGTGCTGGCGTCGCTGGGCCGCTCGGCGGGGCGGCTGCTGCGGGCCGGGAGCGGCGCGGTCGGGCGGCGGCA CGCTGGCGGCGAGGTGCACATCCAGCCGCGGTACCGGCAGTTCCCGGAGCTGACGCGAGCGCAAGTGATCCGCAGCGAGCTCCTCAGCGGCTTCATGTGGTTCTGGATCCTGTGGCACTTCTGGCACAGCTCGGACATGGTGCTG GGCCACTTCCCCTACCCCGACCCTTCGGCCTGGACGGACGAGGAGCTGGGGATCCCTCCGGACGACGCGGACTAG